The genomic DNA CTGCGGGTAGCCCGGGAGGCCTTCTGTGACCGGGCCTATCGCCGGGACGGGACGCTCGTGCCGCGGGAGGAGCCCGGCTCGCTTTTGGTGGAGCCTTTTGCGGTGGCCAGCCGGGCGGTGCGCCTCGCGTACGGGGAGCCCATCGAGACCGCAGACGGCGGGCAGGTGGTGGTGGAGGCGGACACGCTCTGCATTCACGGGGACACTCCCGGAGCCGGGCAGCTGGCCCGGGCGGTACGGGCGGCCCTCGAGGAAGCCCACGTGACGGTGCTTCCCATGGGGGAGTGGCTGTGAGAGGGGCGTGCCCCTTGGGCTGCCCCTAGGGCGGGCGGATGGAGCCGCTGGAGCGTACCAAGCGCAGGGCATATCTCGTGGTCTACGCCGTCTCGCTGTCCACCATCGGGCTTGCGTGGGTCCTGCGGGCGGAGCTGGATCGGTTCGTGCGCTTCGGGTTCCCGGCCCTTGCCGGTGCTTTGGTGGTCACCTTCGTGCTGCTGTACGCCCGACGGATCCCGCTTACCGTCCTGGAACGGGCTTTCTACGCCTTTCTCGCCACCTGGGGGCTTGCCTACCTCCTCCATACCCTGTACGGCCTCGTGGACCCCCTGGCCTCCCGACAGGAACTCCTGGAGGGGGTGTTCCCCGTCCTGTTGACCCTCTGCGTGCTCGCCCACGTCTTCTTCCAGTCCTGGCGCGCCACCGGGGCCGCGGGTTCCGTGGCCATCATCTTCGCCCTCGGAGCCCTGCCCCTGCTGGTGAGGCCTGCCGCCCACTGGCCCCTTGTGATCGCCTTCCTCCGGATGGAAGCGTTCGCCGTGGCCCTCATCGCGTGGCTGCACGTCCTCTCCCTGGTCAAGGAGCAGCTGGCGGCCGAGAGAGCCCGGGCGAACACGGATCCCCTCACGGGCCTATTGAACCGGAGGGGGATCTTCGCGGCCTTCGACATAGA from Armatimonadota bacterium includes the following:
- a CDS encoding GGDEF domain-containing protein, which translates into the protein MEPLERTKRRAYLVVYAVSLSTIGLAWVLRAELDRFVRFGFPALAGALVVTFVLLYARRIPLTVLERAFYAFLATWGLAYLLHTLYGLVDPLASRQELLEGVFPVLLTLCVLAHVFFQSWRATGAAGSVAIIFALGALPLLVRPAAHWPLVIAFLRMEAFAVALIAWLHVLSLVKEQLAAERARANTDPLTGLLNRRGIFAAFDIEAERHRRYGHPLSVVLFDVDHFKRINDRHGHSAGDRVLVRVARIVQGVIRPADSLARWGGEEFLLLLPETPLEGAVDLAERLRREIALQGTELGSITASFGVAEFHSSDNLGALVRRADAALYRAKERGRNAVVAQPVESGG